ATTCACTCGGGCCGTTGTGTTCGAAGACAACTCGGTCATAACCCTCATGTTGACCAACCCGGACTTCCACCAGGTGCTGGATCTCAGCAGGGGCCCCGGGAGTTCCCGGGAATCCTTCCGTAGCAGTTGTCTCTCGAGAGAACTCAGAACGATCGACGTGATGGCTCTCCCCCTCTGCTTGAGATCCATCACTGGCCTCCTCGGCTGGAGAAGGTTCTTCCTCTGGTGCAGACGTCTCCTCCTGGGATGAGTCGTCGGCAGGGGCATCGGTTTCGGTGTCCTCAGGGGAGGGTTCCGGGGAGTTGGACTCCTCGGAGTTGGTTTCTTCTTCCACCGTGGAGGAGGGTGTAGCTGACGTCGAGATGGGTGCTGGATCCTCTTCGGGCGTGCCACAACTCGCGAGGGCGAGTGCGCCTGCGGCTATGGAAGCGGTGAGGAACGCGGGGCGGCGGGTCATCGGGGTGTCCTCCAGGGTGAGCCGAGGGGGTGGGTGTTTCCCCACGGTAACCAGGGCTGACTGGACAGGGGCAACTGTTGGCGTAGATCGTTAGCTGCTTGTGATCAGGGGTTATGCGTAAATTTGTGGAGCAACGGGTGGTGGGAGACGGAACGAGTGAACGGGGAGCCATCGTCGAGCGGGCTGGCGGTTTTTCCCTCGTGATCGGGTGCTCCTGGTTCAGATGAATGAGGATCTGACGTGGGACGGTGCCGCGATTAACCGTCCAGGGTGGTGTCCCTTTCACAACGCTGTGCCCTCCGCCGACCGGATGCTTGATGACGTGGCGGGTGGCCGCTCTACACGGCCTTGTGCTCCTCGTGCCGGGTATCTTCAGGTGCTTTCCTTGGGCGGGAGATGCGCAGCAGGAACCCGATGAGGCTCACGCCTGCTCCTACCCCGAGGTGGAGCCACCCGCCGAAGGTCAGGCCCTCAGGCGCCGCCGCCACGGGCACCGCGAAGATGAATCGCACCAATGCCCAGATCAGCAGAAGCACCCCGGTGGCGAGCACATAGCGCCGGGACGCTTCCGCCTGACGGGTCAGACTCAGGGCCAACCCCACCAGTCCCATCACCACGTGGACGACGTTGCCCCACCCGGACTCAGGGAAAACACCGACCAGCACCACCAGGGAGCTCTCCTCGCCCCACGCGAGGGTCTGGTCGGTATCGGCCACTCCGGGGATGAAACCAGCGACCCCCAGGAGCAGCAGTCCGGCAGCGACGACCAGTGCCGTCACCCGGGCCACTGCCTCGCGCTTCCGGCGTCCCCGACGTGAGAGCGTCACACGTTGCGCGCTGCCGCTGACCGGCGTCTCGCCCGTGGGTACATCTTCTGGTTCGGAGTCATTTCGCAAGGCGGGGTCAAGATTCACTGCGTGCTCGACGACGACGCCGGGGCATGCTCGGCTGGGAGCTTGACGTGGTGGACGAGCTCTTCGACATTCACCGCGGGGCGCTGGTGGCCGATCTGGGCGCTGGTGAGCATGCCGCAGACGCGCTGTCCGTTGAGGACCGGGAGGTGGCGGGTCTGATGGATGGCCATCTGGGCCATCGCTTTCTCCACCGTGTCGTGGAGGCCGATGGTGGGCGGATCAGGGTTCATCAGATGCTGGGCCCTGAGGGAATCTGCGAGCTCCCCCAGGGATCGGGAGGCCCGTGAAATGTTGTGCCGGGTCACCATGCCGAGGAGTCTGCCGTCTGGATCACAGAGCGGGAGTGCGTCGGTTTTGGACTGGTCCATGGCGTGACTGGCGTGTTCTAGGGCGCAGTGCGCACTGAGGTGCGGCACGTCAGCGGTCATGAGTTCTGCGACTGTCGTCATGATGAGAGCTTTCTCCTTTGAGAAGTCTGTGCCTCGGGGTGGGGAGGCAGGGAGGGCCGTGAGGGCTGGAGTCAGGGAGTCTTGAGTGTGGATTCGACACCTGGGGTCGACGTCGGGGTCCTGTCAGACGCTGGGGTCGAGGCCAGGACGTATTCCGGGTAGAGCATCCCGGTGGGGTGGTCTCCGTTGAAGACAAGCAAGGGTCGGGGGCCATCGTCGCGGTAGCAGGCTAATGCCCTTTGGACCGAATCATCGGGATGCAGCCAGCTGGTGAGGGGTTCCATCAGGTGTGCGCACCGGATTCTGCTCCAGCGGTCGGGGTTCCTTGCCGCCACGCGGGCCACTGCTGCTTTGGTGATCAGACCAACAGGGTGATCCCGAAGATCCACGACAAGGCCCGCCGGGGTCTGATGATCGAACAGGCTGACGGCGTCGGCCAGAGACTGGGTCATCCAGACGCTGCGCGGTACAGCGGACATGAGTTCGCGCACCCGGGTCATGTCACGACCCGCCGGAGTCGGGACGCTCGCATGTGGCTCACCCGCTGGTGCCACCACTGGCTGGAAGCGGGGAGACGAGAGAAGTGCTGCAAGAAGCCACCCTTGAAAGTTGATTCAAGAGCCCGTTGCTTGAGCTACGACGCCAGCGTACCTGAGCGATTCTGGCATGAAGAACCCGACGAGTGGGCCTGCGAGGCGCGGTGAAATGACGCGTGGAGGTCGAGGGAGTGACCTCAGCTGAGATGGATGGCCCGCGATATGACCACATATCGCTTCAGTCGAGCGGGGGAAGAAGCGAGGTGGCGAGGTACTGTCGAGATCTGAGCGTTCGGCCCGAGACTCTCTCAGCAGCGCGAGAGCCCAGCGTCCCGGTTGCCACAAAGCCCTTCAACACGACGAGCCCGCAGGAGACATAGATGGCGGTTATACCGAATGAACCGGTCCACGAGGGCAGCCGAGGTAGACGCTTCACGGTCCCCGGGTTGTGGACCGATGTAATGGGCCGACTGAGCATTCGCGCGCTGCAGCTGCTGCTCATCGGCGCCGTGGCGGCCCTGCTGGTGTTCGCCATGTTGAATGTGGCGGTGGTGGTCATTCCCGCTTTGATCGCCATCATCCTGACGTGCGCACTGTGGCCTCTGGTGCATCTTGCTCGCCGGGTCATGCCCGCCGTGCTGGCCGCCTGGACGGTCTTGTTCGGTTCTCTGCTCGTGCTCGGTGGCGTGGGCACTGGCTTGTTCTTCTCGGTGCTCAATCAGTGGCCCACGTTGGTAGACCAGGCCGGTCAGGGGTTCGCCGAATTGCGCGACCTGGTCAATGGCCTCCTGAGCAACTTCGGGATCACCATCGACCAGGAACAGATCGACGGTGCCATTGACTCGGTGACGTCCTTCGCCACGAGCTCCGATTTCGGGTCGGGTGCGGTGAGCACTCTCGGCGCCGCGGGCAGCTTCATCACCGGCCTGATCCTGCTGCTTGTGATCCTGTTCTTCTTCCTCAAAGACGGTGATCGCATCTGGGCGTTCTTCGTCTCGTGGACACCACAACACTTCCGCGGCAAATGGATAGCCTCCGGAGACCGTGCCGTTCAGACCTTCGGCAGCTACGTACGAGGTACCGCTCTGATCGCCGCAATCGACGCCATCGGGATCACCATCGCACTGCTCATCCTCCAGGTGCCGCTAGCTCTGCCCCTCGGTGTGGTCATCTTCCTTGGTGGCTTTATCCCCGTCATAGGGGCCACCGTCGCTGGGGCGTTGGCGACCCTTGTGGCCCTTGTGGCCAATGGACCCGTCGCCGCGTTGATTGTTCTTGCCGTGGTCATCGTGATCCAACAACTGGATGGGAACTTGCTGCAGCCGCTGGTGATGTCTCAGACGTTGAACCTTCATGCCCTGGTGATACTGATCGCGTTGACCGCGGGCACGGTATTGGCTGGTGTGGTCGGAGCGTTGCTGTCGGTTCCGCTGACGGCCGTCGCGTGGGACATCATCAAGGTCTGGAGCGGACGCGACAAAACGACAGAGGTTGACCCTGTCGCGGAAGCGAGCCAGCAGATCGAAGTCGCACATAAGGGTCGCGACGAACCCCACGAGAACAAGAGTTCAGACCTTGAAGAGGATGCGTAGACGCGGTGACCTAGAGCATGGGGCCAGCGCGGCCAGTGACTTCAAGAGGCAGCGCGGTCCAGACGGGTCTGCAGGATCGTCACCCCTGGCCCATCGAGCTGGTCGAGATATGCCTCACGACCGGCCATGCCCATCACGAGGGCGAGAGTCGAGCCCGTGATCTCGGGTCCGGAGCCCCCGGCGAAAGGTCCGTCGTTCGCCTCAAGCCGCAGTCCCCGGACCGTGGTGCGACTTGCGACGGCGAAGTCTCGCCGGGAGAAGAACTCGGCCACGGGCGTCAGAGCCTCGATGCTGGGTGTCCGCTGCAGCCCCAATGGCCACCGAATGTCTTGAGTGTGCACCAGCACCTCGCCCAGGTAAGCCGGGAGGTGGGCCGACGGCGTCGTCGTGCTCCCGATGACGGCACGGAAGCGGTTCAGCGTCTCCTGTGGAGTCTGACCGAGGTGCTCTTCCAGCCGCCGTTGATTGTGCACGGCGGGACGAAACCGTGCGCCGAGCATGCTGCACAGCCATTGCCACTGACTGAGGCTGGCGGCTGCTGTGAGGTGGGCGACGACTTGTTCGACGTTCCACTCCCCGCAGAGGGTGCCGTGCCTCCATTGAGCTGGGCCGAGACTGGCCAGATCAGCTGCCAGGGCCTGGCGTTCCGCGGCCATCATCGGCCAGAGGTGGGTATCCTGACGTCGTGCCATATGGATAGAGCCCTTTCTCAGCGGTCATGCGCATCCGTGTGACCGGCGATAGACATGTGGTGCGGGAACTGCTCGGTGACCCACTGCGGGTCGCTCCCGATGATGGGAGGGCATCCACGCGAACTGGTGCTCCTCCATCCAATCTCTCCATCTAATCGTGGAGTGAGTTCATGTCCTTCCGCTCTCGATCATCTGTGGCGTAGTAAAACGCGCCTACAGCTACTCCGAGCAGGACCCGGGGGAATGGCACTTGGAGTTTCCTGAGAGCCTGTTCGGCGGCTTCGTCGAACCACCAGCCAAGCCGCAGCATCCCAAACGTCGCCGCGCCGGTCACCGCCGCAGAAACGGCCCTTGCCTTCGGGCTCGTTTCGATGGGCTCTGGTGGCTCCTGGTCTGAGCTTCGACTGAGGGCTCCGAGGACTCTCGAGCCGAGTCGGGGGTTTGCAACGAGAACCGTCACCGTTGCGGTCGAGCCCCAGGTGATGGCATGACGCAACCACGCTGGGTACCTCCTGCCCGGGATGAGGGTCAGCGCCCCTCCGACTGCTGCTTGAGACCAAGGACTTTTCAAGATGCGGAGTGGGATCTGCTCGTTGGACATGCCCCCACGGTAGGTGGTGGGCAGTGCACGCGCATCAGTCGCAGGGTGGATCCGGGCATGTGTCCCTGTCTTCGGGTAACGGTCAGCGAGCAACTGAGTCGATCGCTGAAAGAAGCTGTAGCTTCTCGTAGCTCTTCGTGACGGGGGCCGGTGTGCAGACGAGCAACGTATGCAGCTGATCCGTGTCTGCCAGTGACAGTTCAGCTCCAAGGCTCCTACCTCGCGGGCGGTTCCTGAGAACGAGGTCGGGTCGCCGGTGAGAGCGGCTCCGAGCGGCCTCCGTCGCGGTGCGCGATCGGAAGAAGGGCGAGGCAGCGATCTCCGAAATTTTACGACGCAGGCCGGAAGCTCATCTCGAGCTCGGGGATCTGGATCTGTCCTCCCTCGATTCGATCGCCGCCTTCGGAGGGAACAGGGGAGAAGTCGGGAAGCCGGTCCACATTCTGGTCAACAACGTCAGTGTCATGACCCCATCTGCCCGAATGAGCGCGGCGAAGGGGTTCGAATTTCAGCTCGGGTTCGCAGGCTCGGATTGATTGAACCGGGGACGGGCCAAGAGCTATGGGCCGAGACACACTCCGCCTCCGTGATCATTGTGCGGCCGCTCGGCGCGGTAAGAACCCCGACTTCTCCGCAAAGCGGCGGCGGCGGTGTAGGATCCCGCGGAACTTGTCATACGTGAGAGCCGCTGACATGGGGTGTGACATTTCGGTGAGACGCGGTCTGTCTCACTAACTTGTCGTAATCCTCAGCTCACGCCCCGAGCACAGGCTCACAGCTCTTGGCTTTACGGCCTGTTTTGTCCCGTCAGGATTGCCCGAGACTAGGCTTGGCGGATGGTCGTCCTCTTGAAACCTCTCCGTATCCAGGATGCTGAGGCTGTCGTTGCCGCTGAAGACCATCTGACAGTTCGCTGGTTTAGTGGTGGCGTCAGCACGGTGGCTGGCACCCGGGCTTACGTGGAGCGTCTGATGTCCGCCGCGGAGCAGCGTTCGACGAAGCGGGCCTTCGGCATTTGGGTCGAGGGTGCCTTTGTCGGAACCATCGATTACTCCCTTGAGGTCACAGATGGACTCGACCCCGGGGATGTGAACATCGCGTACGGCGTCGCCCCTTGGGTGAGG
The nucleotide sequence above comes from Nesterenkonia halotolerans. Encoded proteins:
- a CDS encoding maleylpyruvate isomerase family mycothiol-dependent enzyme, which translates into the protein MARRQDTHLWPMMAAERQALAADLASLGPAQWRHGTLCGEWNVEQVVAHLTAAASLSQWQWLCSMLGARFRPAVHNQRRLEEHLGQTPQETLNRFRAVIGSTTTPSAHLPAYLGEVLVHTQDIRWPLGLQRTPSIEALTPVAEFFSRRDFAVASRTTVRGLRLEANDGPFAGGSGPEITGSTLALVMGMAGREAYLDQLDGPGVTILQTRLDRAAS
- a CDS encoding GNAT family N-acetyltransferase, which gives rise to MVVLLKPLRIQDAEAVVAAEDHLTVRWFSGGVSTVAGTRAYVERLMSAAEQRSTKRAFGIWVEGAFVGTIDYSLEVTDGLDPGDVNIAYGVAPWVRSQGVATDAVIQVRDLLRARRVGSRAAIRADLRNPASVRVAEKAGFTLLRVAPSTSEVDEAGQPVVFHIFVRDLRA
- a CDS encoding DUF4383 domain-containing protein; protein product: MTLSRRGRRKREAVARVTALVVAAGLLLLGVAGFIPGVADTDQTLAWGEESSLVVLVGVFPESGWGNVVHVVMGLVGLALSLTRQAEASRRYVLATGVLLLIWALVRFIFAVPVAAAPEGLTFGGWLHLGVGAGVSLIGFLLRISRPRKAPEDTRHEEHKAV
- a CDS encoding CBS domain-containing protein, with the translated sequence MSAVPRSVWMTQSLADAVSLFDHQTPAGLVVDLRDHPVGLITKAAVARVAARNPDRWSRIRCAHLMEPLTSWLHPDDSVQRALACYRDDGPRPLLVFNGDHPTGMLYPEYVLASTPASDRTPTSTPGVESTLKTP
- a CDS encoding AI-2E family transporter; this translates as MGRLSIRALQLLLIGAVAALLVFAMLNVAVVVIPALIAIILTCALWPLVHLARRVMPAVLAAWTVLFGSLLVLGGVGTGLFFSVLNQWPTLVDQAGQGFAELRDLVNGLLSNFGITIDQEQIDGAIDSVTSFATSSDFGSGAVSTLGAAGSFITGLILLLVILFFFLKDGDRIWAFFVSWTPQHFRGKWIASGDRAVQTFGSYVRGTALIAAIDAIGITIALLILQVPLALPLGVVIFLGGFIPVIGATVAGALATLVALVANGPVAALIVLAVVIVIQQLDGNLLQPLVMSQTLNLHALVILIALTAGTVLAGVVGALLSVPLTAVAWDIIKVWSGRDKTTEVDPVAEASQQIEVAHKGRDEPHENKSSDLEEDA
- a CDS encoding CBS domain-containing protein codes for the protein MTTVAELMTADVPHLSAHCALEHASHAMDQSKTDALPLCDPDGRLLGMVTRHNISRASRSLGELADSLRAQHLMNPDPPTIGLHDTVEKAMAQMAIHQTRHLPVLNGQRVCGMLTSAQIGHQRPAVNVEELVHHVKLPAEHAPASSSSTQ
- a CDS encoding AMIN-like domain-containing (lipo)protein, with the protein product MTRRPAFLTASIAAGALALASCGTPEEDPAPISTSATPSSTVEEETNSEESNSPEPSPEDTETDAPADDSSQEETSAPEEEPSPAEEASDGSQAEGESHHVDRSEFSRETTATEGFPGTPGAPAEIQHLVEVRVGQHEGYDRVVFEHNGPSELGYQVEYVDSPTDPQLAEPIDVPGEAFISIGVAGLGLPTSNFDSVLSGPIEGVDTRSQLVYGVHALSPFEAQSTYFIGVDQQRDFRVQVLEDPVRLVVDLAH